Proteins from a genomic interval of Skermanella sp. TT6:
- a CDS encoding SCO family protein, with the protein MRALAPGFALFLFLFLFAAPAAVAGPGHHPGGFDYDPPEPGTYRLPPLAPAADGTALDETGEVRGLHDLMAGRITVLGFIYTRCGDVCPLGTQMMSGLHEATAGDPALAAGVRLVTMSFDPGHDTPEVMAEQARALRGNGGADWQFLTSRGGPELETVLAAYDQRVLRKPDPDDPAGPLAHQLRVYLIDGERRIRNIYSLDFLDPRLVLADIRTLMLEHAARH; encoded by the coding sequence GTGCGCGCCCTCGCCCCGGGCTTTGCCCTGTTCCTGTTCCTGTTCCTGTTCGCGGCGCCGGCCGCCGTCGCCGGACCCGGGCACCATCCCGGCGGGTTCGACTACGACCCGCCGGAGCCGGGAACCTACCGCCTGCCGCCGCTGGCCCCGGCGGCGGACGGGACCGCGCTGGACGAGACGGGGGAGGTGCGCGGCCTGCACGACCTGATGGCGGGCAGGATCACCGTCCTGGGATTCATCTATACCCGGTGCGGCGACGTCTGCCCGCTGGGCACCCAGATGATGAGCGGCCTGCACGAGGCCACGGCCGGGGATCCGGCCCTGGCCGCCGGGGTGCGGCTGGTCACCATGAGCTTCGACCCCGGACACGACACGCCGGAGGTGATGGCGGAGCAGGCCCGGGCGCTGCGCGGGAATGGGGGCGCCGACTGGCAATTCCTGACCTCGCGCGGCGGGCCGGAGCTGGAGACGGTCCTGGCGGCCTACGACCAGCGGGTGCTGCGCAAGCCCGACCCGGACGACCCGGCCGGGCCGCTGGCCCATCAGCTCCGGGTCTACCTGATCGACGGGGAACGGCGGATCCGCAACATCTACAGCCTGGACTTCCTGGACCCCCGGCTGGTGCTGGCCGACATCCGCACCCTGATGCTGGAGCACGCGGCGCGCCACTGA
- a CDS encoding selenium-binding protein SBP56-related protein, which translates to METVGGVLRRFIGAAGLLLATAAAPAVADETCMSPFMPKITGQEDYVYVWTLGVEGMGDGSDKLVTVDVRPGSATYGKVIASAPVGSRNEAHHGGFTDDRRYFWTSGLDTSRIFIFDIHTDPARPKLERTIEDFVQASGGVVGPHGAYALPGRMLMSGLSNAKDGGGRTALVEYTNDGRFLASHWMPTAEDPRGAEIEKVADGYGYDQRVLPRRNALLTSSFTGKSNYMRNFGEMLKDPEAMTRFGQTVVLWDFHERKPRKVFHVPGAPLEIRWAWGPTHDYAFTTTALTSKIWLIHLDADGEWKAKAVADVGNPSDIPLPVDISLSADDRTLFVDTFMDGKVRVFDVSDPHAPKQIHEETIGRQVNMVSQSWDGQRVYFTTSLLANWDKKGADNDQFIKGYDWDGRKLHHRFTIDFNAEKLGRPHIMRLGAASLYAN; encoded by the coding sequence ATGGAAACGGTCGGGGGAGTCCTGCGTCGGTTCATCGGGGCGGCGGGGTTGCTGCTCGCCACTGCCGCGGCGCCGGCCGTGGCGGACGAGACCTGCATGTCGCCCTTCATGCCCAAGATCACGGGGCAGGAGGATTACGTCTATGTCTGGACCCTGGGCGTCGAGGGGATGGGCGACGGGTCGGACAAGCTGGTGACCGTGGATGTCCGGCCGGGCTCGGCGACCTATGGCAAGGTGATCGCCAGCGCCCCGGTCGGCAGCCGGAACGAGGCGCACCATGGCGGCTTCACCGACGACCGCCGCTATTTCTGGACCAGCGGATTGGACACCAGCCGGATCTTCATCTTCGACATCCACACCGATCCGGCCCGCCCGAAGCTGGAGCGGACGATCGAGGACTTCGTCCAGGCCAGCGGTGGCGTGGTCGGGCCGCACGGCGCCTACGCCCTGCCCGGACGCATGCTGATGTCGGGGCTGTCCAACGCCAAGGACGGGGGCGGGCGCACCGCGCTGGTCGAATACACCAACGACGGCCGGTTCCTGGCCTCCCACTGGATGCCGACCGCCGAGGATCCCCGCGGGGCCGAGATCGAGAAGGTCGCCGACGGCTACGGCTACGACCAGCGCGTCCTGCCGCGCAGGAACGCGCTGCTGACCTCGTCCTTCACGGGCAAATCCAACTATATGAGGAACTTCGGCGAGATGCTGAAGGACCCGGAGGCCATGACGCGGTTCGGCCAGACCGTCGTGCTGTGGGACTTCCACGAGCGCAAGCCGCGCAAGGTGTTCCATGTGCCGGGCGCGCCCCTGGAGATCCGCTGGGCCTGGGGGCCGACCCACGACTACGCCTTCACCACCACGGCGCTGACCTCCAAGATCTGGCTGATCCACCTGGACGCCGACGGCGAGTGGAAGGCCAAGGCGGTGGCCGACGTCGGCAATCCGTCCGACATCCCGCTGCCGGTGGACATCAGCCTCAGCGCCGACGACAGGACCCTGTTCGTGGACACCTTCATGGACGGCAAGGTCCGGGTGTTCGACGTCAGCGACCCGCACGCGCCGAAGCAGATCCACGAGGAGACGATCGGCAGGCAGGTCAACATGGTCTCCCAGTCCTGGGACGGACAGCGGGTCTATTTCACCACCTCGCTGCTGGCGAACTGGGACAAGAAGGGCGCCGACAACGACCAGTTCATCAAGGGCTACGACTGGGACGGCCGGAAACTCCACCACCGCTTCACCATCGACTTCAACGCCGAGAAGCTGGGCCGGCCGCACATCATGCGGCTGGGAGCCGCCAGCCTCTACGCGAACTGA
- a CDS encoding Rpn family recombination-promoting nuclease/putative transposase: protein MQASDSLYHRLFSDPVMIEQLVRGFLPAGIAALLDFTRLERVNAKFHAPRGERREGDVIWRVPTLAGEMVHIYLLLEFQATPERFMPVRVQVYSGLLWQQIIDGRALAPGGRLPPLLPIVLYAGEARWDCPADTTDLVALPEDSPLWPWQPQVRYHLIDEKRLRAEDLARHDSLVALLFRIEICDRPDDLPGLVGQAVAWFAEHPGHATLRLAFGDVVAHAVAGLVGAPQPATVSMDIEEVQGMLAERIKKWEQELIAKGAAEGKAEGIAEGRAAMFKRQFTRRFGTLPADVERLIDTATPDQHDAYMDRLMDAQAPGDVFPGLLRPGE from the coding sequence ATGCAAGCCTCCGACTCCCTGTACCACCGCCTGTTCTCCGACCCGGTGATGATCGAGCAGCTCGTGCGCGGCTTCCTGCCCGCCGGGATCGCCGCCCTGCTGGACTTCACCCGGCTCGAACGGGTCAACGCCAAGTTCCACGCCCCCCGCGGCGAGCGGCGCGAGGGCGACGTGATCTGGCGCGTGCCGACGCTGGCCGGCGAGATGGTCCACATCTACCTGCTGCTGGAGTTCCAGGCGACCCCGGAGCGGTTCATGCCGGTGCGGGTGCAGGTCTATTCCGGCCTGCTCTGGCAGCAGATCATCGACGGGCGCGCCCTGGCGCCGGGCGGCCGGCTGCCGCCCTTGCTGCCGATCGTGCTCTACGCCGGCGAGGCCCGCTGGGACTGCCCCGCCGACACGACCGACTTGGTGGCCTTGCCGGAGGACTCGCCGCTCTGGCCTTGGCAGCCGCAGGTCCGCTATCATCTGATTGACGAGAAGCGGCTGCGCGCCGAGGACTTGGCCCGGCACGACAGCCTGGTGGCGCTGCTGTTCCGGATCGAGATCTGCGACCGGCCGGACGACCTGCCCGGCCTGGTCGGCCAGGCGGTGGCCTGGTTCGCCGAGCATCCGGGACATGCTACGCTGCGGCTGGCGTTCGGCGATGTGGTGGCGCACGCGGTCGCGGGCCTGGTCGGCGCCCCGCAGCCCGCGACGGTGTCGATGGATATCGAGGAGGTTCAGGGCATGCTGGCGGAACGCATCAAGAAGTGGGAACAGGAACTCATCGCCAAGGGCGCCGCGGAGGGCAAGGCCGAAGGCATCGCCGAGGGCAGGGCCGCCATGTTCAAGCGCCAGTTCACCCGCCGCTTCGGCACCCTGCCGGCGGATGTGGAACGGTTGATCGATACCGCGACGCCGGATCAGCACGACGCCTACATGGATCGCCTGATGGACGCCCAAGCGCCCGGCGACGTCTTCCCCGGCCTCCTCCGCCCCGGCGAATAA
- a CDS encoding terminase small subunit, whose translation MSDATPVIRLTARHEAFCQAMAANVGGAEAARRAGYSPKGAKQRGSCLMARPEIRIRVDQLRAARSAGIEVELNDAAETVKAIIADAMEKKQSALALRAVELRLKLRGIMLDKRIPHHFTAAPHPDADLEAHDFDPAEENDGRLAEAAVEIVTSVDDPVSRQKPSGRPAAVKPAPFAPRRAPALMTSTSLTPPLPLPLPQPLPMPLSAAG comes from the coding sequence ATGTCCGATGCAACTCCCGTGATCCGCCTCACCGCCCGGCACGAGGCTTTCTGCCAGGCCATGGCCGCCAATGTCGGCGGAGCCGAGGCCGCGCGCCGGGCCGGCTATTCGCCCAAGGGCGCCAAGCAGCGCGGGTCGTGCCTGATGGCCCGGCCGGAGATCCGCATCCGCGTCGATCAGCTCCGGGCGGCCCGTTCCGCCGGGATCGAGGTCGAGTTGAATGACGCGGCGGAGACGGTCAAGGCGATCATCGCCGACGCGATGGAGAAGAAGCAGAGCGCCCTCGCGCTGCGCGCGGTCGAGCTGCGCCTGAAGCTGCGCGGCATCATGCTGGACAAGCGCATCCCCCATCACTTCACGGCCGCCCCGCACCCCGACGCCGACCTGGAGGCGCACGACTTCGACCCGGCCGAGGAGAACGACGGCCGCCTCGCCGAAGCCGCCGTCGAGATAGTGACCTCGGTGGATGACCCGGTGTCGCGGCAGAAGCCGTCCGGCAGGCCGGCCGCCGTGAAGCCGGCGCCCTTCGCCCCGCGCCGGGCACCCGCCCTGATGACCTCGACCTCGCTGACCCCACCGCTCCCGTTGCCGCTCCCCCAGCCCCTCCCGATGCCGCTCAGCGCCGCCGGGTGA
- a CDS encoding FAD-binding and (Fe-S)-binding domain-containing protein, producing the protein MPDGTSLPGTSLPGPLRAADAADAFAGAIAEFTALLGPERVIRDPLRLLAYGTDASFYRLVPRVVVKVESEEEVAAILAACRRDRLPVTFRAAGTSLSGQAVTDGVLVVLGDRWTRIVVEEDGRRVRLQPGVLGADANRRLAAYARKIGPDPASIDSAKIGGIAANNSSGMCCGTSDNSYKTLAAMRLLLADGTLVDTGDAGSLARFRRSHGGLLDRLAGLGAATRADADLAARIRAKFAIKNTTGYSINALVDFEDPVEILQHLMIGSEGTLGFIAEVTYHTVPDHAHKASALLLFPDIGEACRAVALLKPAPVSAVELMDRAALRSVEDKPGMPAEIRGLADGVTALLVETRAEDAAGLDANIGAIASVLAGVATLGPAAFTSAADEYGKLWKIRKGLFPAVGAVRRAGTTVIIEDVAFPIKDLAAATLDLQALFAKHGYHEAIIFGHALDGNLHFVFTQDFAIDSEVERYAAFMDDVCKLVVETYDGSLKAEHGTGRNMAPFVEMEWGRDAYLLMREIKSLLDPLGILNPGVILNDDPKAHLRDLKPMPKADPLVDTCIECGFCERMCPSAGLTLTPRQRIVGWREISSLADTGADPAREAGLRSLYDYQGLDTCAACGLCATACPVGIETGLLTKALRGRSQSPLRRRIGSLAARHFGGALAAARLGLGAAALSRRVIGRTATISLAGSLRRLSDGRVPKIGPSLPGPGAVPSAGGDPAGTPVVYVPSCATRTFGASPDAPERDGVPERFAALLGKAGFRVVFPEGLGGLCCGQAFESKGMAETADAMTEAMAAALAQASDGGRIPIVMDASACTLRLKRTLAGRLTVLDSIEFLHDHVMPRLEVVAKETAPVLVHVNCSAQRMGLGDRITALAGACAETVVVPEGVGCCGFAGDKGFGTPELNDHALRRLPEAVPWDAEGGYSSNRTCEIGLSEHAGVPYRSIVYLVDRVTRRR; encoded by the coding sequence ATGCCAGACGGAACCTCCCTCCCAGGAACCTCCCTCCCCGGGCCCTTGCGGGCGGCCGACGCGGCCGATGCCTTCGCCGGCGCGATCGCCGAGTTCACCGCCCTGCTCGGTCCGGAGCGGGTGATCCGCGACCCGCTGCGGCTGCTGGCCTACGGCACCGACGCCAGCTTCTACCGGCTGGTCCCCCGGGTGGTGGTCAAGGTGGAGAGCGAGGAGGAGGTGGCCGCCATCCTGGCCGCCTGCCGCCGCGACCGGCTGCCGGTCACCTTCCGCGCGGCCGGCACCAGCCTGTCCGGGCAGGCGGTGACCGACGGCGTGCTGGTCGTCCTGGGCGACCGCTGGACCCGGATCGTGGTGGAAGAGGACGGCAGGCGGGTCCGGCTCCAGCCGGGCGTGCTCGGCGCGGACGCCAACCGGCGCCTTGCAGCCTATGCCCGCAAGATCGGCCCGGACCCTGCCTCGATCGACAGCGCCAAGATCGGCGGCATCGCCGCCAACAACTCGTCGGGCATGTGCTGCGGAACCTCGGACAACAGCTACAAGACGCTGGCCGCGATGCGGCTGCTGCTGGCCGACGGCACCCTGGTCGATACGGGGGACGCCGGCAGCCTGGCCCGATTCCGGCGGAGCCACGGCGGGTTGCTGGACCGGCTGGCCGGTCTGGGCGCCGCGACCCGGGCCGACGCGGATCTGGCGGCGCGCATCCGCGCCAAGTTCGCGATCAAGAACACCACCGGCTACAGCATCAACGCGCTGGTCGATTTCGAGGACCCGGTCGAGATCCTCCAGCACCTGATGATCGGGTCGGAAGGGACGCTGGGCTTCATCGCGGAGGTGACCTACCACACCGTGCCCGACCATGCCCACAAGGCGAGCGCGCTGCTGCTGTTCCCCGACATCGGCGAGGCCTGCCGCGCCGTGGCGCTGCTGAAGCCGGCACCCGTCTCCGCCGTCGAGCTGATGGACCGGGCGGCGCTCCGCTCGGTCGAGGACAAGCCCGGCATGCCGGCGGAGATCCGCGGGCTGGCCGACGGGGTCACCGCCCTGCTGGTGGAGACCCGCGCCGAGGACGCCGCCGGCCTGGACGCCAACATCGGCGCCATAGCCTCCGTCCTGGCCGGCGTCGCGACCCTGGGGCCGGCCGCCTTCACCTCGGCGGCCGACGAGTACGGCAAGCTGTGGAAGATCCGCAAGGGCCTGTTCCCCGCGGTCGGTGCCGTCCGCCGGGCCGGCACCACGGTGATCATCGAGGACGTGGCCTTTCCGATCAAGGACCTGGCCGCCGCCACCCTGGACCTCCAGGCGCTGTTCGCGAAGCACGGCTACCACGAGGCGATCATCTTCGGCCACGCCCTGGACGGCAACCTGCACTTCGTCTTCACCCAGGACTTCGCGATCGATTCCGAGGTGGAGCGCTACGCCGCCTTCATGGACGACGTCTGCAAGCTGGTGGTCGAGACCTATGACGGCTCCCTCAAGGCGGAGCACGGCACCGGCCGCAACATGGCGCCCTTCGTCGAGATGGAGTGGGGCCGCGACGCCTATCTGCTGATGCGTGAGATCAAGTCGCTGCTGGACCCGCTCGGCATCCTGAACCCCGGCGTCATCCTGAACGACGACCCCAAGGCGCACCTGCGCGACCTGAAGCCGATGCCCAAGGCCGACCCGCTGGTCGATACCTGCATCGAATGCGGGTTCTGCGAGCGCATGTGCCCGTCGGCCGGGCTGACCCTGACGCCGCGCCAGCGCATCGTCGGCTGGCGCGAGATTTCCAGCCTGGCCGACACCGGGGCGGACCCGGCGCGCGAGGCCGGGCTGCGCAGCCTCTACGACTACCAGGGGTTGGACACCTGCGCTGCCTGCGGGCTGTGCGCCACCGCCTGCCCGGTCGGGATCGAGACCGGTTTGCTGACCAAGGCGCTGCGCGGCCGGTCCCAGTCGCCGCTGCGCCGCCGGATCGGCAGCCTCGCGGCGCGGCATTTCGGCGGCGCCCTGGCCGCGGCCCGCCTGGGGCTGGGGGCGGCGGCCCTGTCGCGCCGGGTGATCGGCCGGACCGCGACCATCTCCCTGGCGGGATCGCTGCGGCGGCTGTCCGACGGGCGCGTCCCCAAGATCGGGCCGTCGCTGCCCGGCCCCGGCGCCGTTCCGTCCGCCGGCGGCGATCCGGCCGGCACGCCGGTGGTCTATGTGCCGAGCTGCGCCACCCGGACCTTCGGCGCCTCGCCCGATGCGCCGGAACGGGACGGCGTGCCCGAGCGGTTCGCGGCCCTGCTCGGCAAGGCCGGCTTCCGCGTCGTCTTCCCGGAGGGCCTCGGCGGCCTGTGCTGCGGTCAGGCGTTCGAGAGCAAGGGAATGGCGGAGACGGCGGACGCCATGACGGAGGCGATGGCGGCGGCCCTCGCCCAGGCCAGCGACGGCGGGCGGATCCCGATCGTGATGGACGCGTCCGCCTGCACCCTGCGGCTGAAGCGGACCCTGGCCGGCCGGCTGACCGTGCTGGACAGCATCGAGTTCCTGCACGACCACGTGATGCCGCGCCTGGAGGTCGTCGCGAAGGAGACGGCGCCCGTGCTGGTCCATGTCAATTGCTCGGCCCAGCGGATGGGTCTGGGCGACAGGATCACCGCCCTGGCCGGGGCCTGCGCGGAGACGGTCGTGGTTCCCGAGGGCGTCGGCTGCTGCGGCTTCGCCGGCGACAAGGGCTTCGGCACGCCGGAGCTGAACGACCATGCGCTGCGCCGCCTGCCGGAGGCGGTGCCGTGGGACGCGGAGGGCGGCTATTCCTCCAACCGGACCTGCGAGATCGGCCTTTCGGAACATGCCGGCGTGCCCTACCGCTCGATCGTCTATCTGGTGGACCGGGTCACCCGGCGGCGCTGA
- a CDS encoding FCD domain-containing protein encodes MTDTSDRTEPEDAAAADPLTRLLQCHPETAFDYLEFRRMMAGPSAAFAAERATPEDIERLRACLTAMEEAHGLDDPTREAAADAEFHLAIYEAAHNRVMVGIMRQFIRMMSENVFYDRTSLYLRRGVRDSFLRQHQAIFHAIAAGNPEAARATADAHIASTTEALREAQRADARLEVALRRQQGVNLVTSKGK; translated from the coding sequence ATGACCGACACATCCGACCGGACCGAACCTGAGGACGCCGCGGCTGCCGATCCGCTGACCCGGCTGCTCCAATGCCATCCGGAGACCGCCTTCGACTACCTGGAGTTCCGCCGGATGATGGCCGGGCCGTCGGCCGCCTTCGCGGCGGAGCGGGCCACGCCGGAGGATATCGAGCGGCTGCGCGCCTGCCTGACCGCCATGGAGGAGGCCCACGGCCTGGACGACCCCACGCGGGAGGCGGCGGCCGACGCGGAGTTCCACCTCGCCATATACGAGGCGGCGCACAACCGGGTGATGGTCGGGATCATGCGGCAGTTCATCCGCATGATGAGCGAGAACGTGTTCTACGACCGCACCAGCCTGTATCTGCGCCGCGGCGTCCGGGACAGCTTCCTGCGCCAGCACCAGGCGATCTTCCACGCCATCGCCGCCGGCAACCCGGAGGCGGCGCGCGCCACCGCCGACGCCCACATCGCCTCGACCACCGAGGCCCTGCGCGAGGCCCAGCGGGCGGACGCGCGGCTAGAGGTCGCACTGCGCCGCCAGCAGGGCGTGAACCTCGTGACCAGCAAAGGGAAATAG
- the lldP gene encoding L-lactate permease — MQPWMQVYDPAGNLWVSALVAALPIVFFFVALAVLRMKGHVAATITVALALAVAILFYRMPVGQALASAGYGFVYGLWPIAWIILTAVFLYKVTVKTGQFDIIRASVVSITEDQRLQMLLVGFSFGAFLEGAAGFGAPVAITAALLVGLGFNPLYAAGLCLIANTAPVAFGAMGIPMIVAGQVTGLEAFKIGQMAGRQLPLLAVFVPFWIVFIMDGVRGVRETWPAVLVAGSTFAFGVYFTSNFIGPELPDITSALISLVSLTLFLKVWKPKRIFRFSDREAGVPVPRAPVPRAVGAAVTPASDYAAYAAAATYTTGQVVKAWSPFLVLTVIVTIWSLAPFKAAFAKAGALASTVFYFPIEGLDKLVTKVAPIVTSPKPYDAVYKLDLISATGTAILLTALISILFLRMRPAAAVATFGETLMELRRPIYSIGMVLAFAFIANYSGLSSTLALLLAGTGDAFPFFSPVLGWLGVFLTGSDTSSNALFGALQATTAQQLGLSEILMVTANTTGGVTGKMISPQSIAVACAAVGLVGREADLFRFTLKHSLFFVAIIGVITVLQAYVFTGMIP; from the coding sequence ATGCAGCCCTGGATGCAAGTCTATGACCCCGCAGGCAACCTGTGGGTCTCAGCGCTGGTCGCGGCGCTTCCCATCGTGTTCTTCTTCGTGGCCCTGGCCGTCCTGCGGATGAAGGGCCATGTCGCGGCGACCATCACCGTCGCCCTCGCCCTGGCCGTGGCGATCCTGTTCTACCGCATGCCGGTCGGGCAGGCGCTGGCCTCCGCCGGGTACGGCTTCGTCTACGGCCTGTGGCCGATCGCCTGGATCATCCTGACCGCCGTCTTCCTCTACAAGGTGACGGTCAAGACCGGCCAGTTCGACATCATCCGCGCGTCGGTCGTGTCGATCACCGAGGACCAGCGCCTCCAGATGCTGCTGGTCGGCTTCTCCTTCGGCGCCTTCCTGGAAGGGGCCGCCGGCTTCGGCGCGCCGGTCGCGATCACCGCGGCGCTGCTGGTCGGCCTGGGCTTCAACCCGCTCTACGCCGCCGGCCTGTGCCTGATCGCCAACACCGCCCCGGTCGCCTTCGGCGCCATGGGCATCCCGATGATCGTCGCCGGCCAGGTGACGGGGCTGGAAGCCTTCAAGATCGGCCAGATGGCCGGCCGGCAGCTGCCGCTGCTCGCCGTCTTCGTGCCGTTCTGGATCGTCTTCATCATGGACGGCGTCCGCGGCGTGCGGGAGACATGGCCGGCCGTGCTGGTCGCCGGTTCGACCTTCGCCTTCGGCGTCTATTTCACCTCCAACTTCATCGGGCCGGAGCTGCCGGACATCACCTCCGCCCTGATCAGCCTGGTCAGCCTGACCCTGTTCCTGAAGGTGTGGAAGCCGAAGCGCATCTTCCGCTTCTCCGACCGGGAGGCCGGCGTCCCCGTTCCCCGCGCCCCCGTCCCGCGCGCCGTCGGGGCCGCGGTCACGCCAGCTTCGGACTACGCCGCTTATGCCGCCGCCGCGACATACACCACCGGCCAGGTGGTCAAGGCGTGGTCGCCCTTCCTCGTCCTGACCGTGATCGTGACGATCTGGAGCCTCGCCCCGTTCAAGGCGGCCTTCGCCAAGGCCGGCGCCCTCGCCTCCACCGTGTTCTATTTCCCGATCGAGGGGCTGGACAAGCTGGTCACCAAGGTCGCCCCGATCGTCACCTCTCCCAAGCCCTACGACGCCGTCTACAAGCTGGACCTGATCTCCGCGACCGGCACCGCGATCCTGCTGACGGCGCTGATCTCCATCCTGTTCCTGCGGATGCGGCCGGCGGCGGCCGTCGCCACCTTCGGCGAGACGCTGATGGAGCTGCGCCGCCCGATCTACTCGATCGGCATGGTGCTGGCGTTCGCCTTCATCGCCAACTATTCGGGCCTGTCCTCGACGCTGGCCCTGCTGCTGGCCGGGACCGGCGACGCCTTCCCGTTCTTCTCGCCGGTGCTGGGCTGGCTGGGGGTGTTCCTGACCGGGTCGGACACCTCGTCCAACGCCCTGTTCGGAGCGCTCCAGGCGACCACGGCGCAGCAGCTCGGGCTGTCCGAGATCCTGATGGTCACTGCCAACACCACCGGCGGCGTCACCGGCAAGATGATCTCGCCGCAGTCGATCGCCGTGGCCTGCGCCGCGGTCGGGCTGGTCGGGCGCGAAGCGGACCTGTTCCGCTTCACGCTCAAGCACAGCCTGTTCTTCGTCGCGATCATCGGCGTGATCACCGTCCTCCAGGCCTATGTCTTCACCGGGATGATCCCCTGA
- a CDS encoding TIGR03885 family FMN-dependent LLM class oxidoreductase, translating to MPLLTYHASHEQFPPSRLVDLVRRAEAAGFGGVFSSDHYHPWAPSQGHSGFVWSWLGAAMQATSLPFGLITVPGGWRYHPAVLAQAVATLGEMFPDRLPWIAVGSGELVNEHITGGEWPEKAERNERLREGAEVMRALLRGEEVTRRGRITVSEAKLYSLPRRETRLVGGAVSEATAEWLGGWADGLLTVGRGPESVRKVVEAFRRGGGGGKPIYFKMDLCWARSEEEALRQAHEQWRFNILGGSVNWDLRTPAEFEAAARFVRPEDCRDAIHVSSDLGRLAGWLAEYAEIGFAGIDLHNVGTDQEAFVDAFGERVLPQFG from the coding sequence ATGCCCTTGCTGACCTACCACGCCTCCCACGAGCAGTTCCCCCCGAGCCGGCTGGTGGACCTCGTCCGCCGGGCCGAGGCCGCCGGGTTCGGGGGCGTCTTCTCATCGGACCACTATCACCCCTGGGCACCCTCGCAGGGGCATTCCGGATTCGTCTGGTCCTGGCTGGGCGCCGCCATGCAGGCGACGTCCCTGCCCTTCGGGCTGATCACCGTGCCCGGCGGCTGGCGCTACCATCCCGCCGTGCTGGCCCAGGCCGTCGCGACGCTGGGGGAGATGTTCCCCGACCGCCTGCCCTGGATCGCGGTCGGCAGCGGCGAGCTGGTGAACGAGCACATCACCGGCGGCGAGTGGCCCGAGAAGGCCGAGCGGAACGAGCGGCTGAGGGAAGGCGCCGAGGTGATGCGGGCGCTTCTGCGCGGCGAGGAGGTGACGCGCCGCGGGCGGATCACGGTCTCGGAGGCGAAGCTCTATTCCCTCCCGCGGCGGGAGACCAGGCTGGTCGGCGGCGCGGTCAGCGAGGCCACGGCAGAATGGCTGGGAGGCTGGGCCGACGGCCTGCTGACCGTGGGGCGCGGACCCGAGTCCGTGCGCAAGGTGGTCGAGGCGTTCCGGCGCGGCGGCGGCGGCGGCAAGCCGATCTATTTCAAGATGGATCTCTGCTGGGCGCGGAGCGAGGAGGAAGCCCTGCGCCAGGCCCACGAGCAGTGGCGCTTCAACATCCTGGGCGGCAGCGTCAACTGGGACCTGCGGACCCCGGCGGAGTTCGAGGCCGCCGCCCGCTTCGTCCGGCCGGAGGATTGCCGGGACGCCATCCACGTCTCCTCCGACCTGGGCCGGCTGGCCGGGTGGCTCGCCGAATACGCCGAGATCGGCTTCGCCGGCATCGACCTGCACAATGTCGGGACGGACCAGGAAGCCTTCGTCGACGCCTTCGGCGAGCGGGTCCTGCCGCAGTTCGGCTAA
- a CDS encoding DUF808 domain-containing protein has translation MSTGLIALIDDVVGLAKVAAASLDDAAAQATRAGAKAAGVVVDDAAVTPRYVVGLAAERELPIVGRIAMGSLKNKLLYLLPAALFLSLVAPWAIMPLLMVGGAFLCYEGAEKLHHALLPHGPGHGEDGVVPAGTPADIEEERVRGAIQTDLILSAEIMAITLSTVAAATSSFWTQALVLAIVGTGITLVVYGAVALIVKADDAGVSLAHNDSPVSSILGLRAGSNPPGGADRALRPVTKAVGRGLVIGMPYFLKALSIIGTAAMLWVGGGIIIHGLEEFGFTAIGHAVHDFAAAAGHAVPAVSAVLEWLVAAAAAGLLGVAVGAVLIPLVHNVAMPAVAKLRG, from the coding sequence TTGAGCACGGGATTGATCGCACTAATAGACGATGTCGTCGGACTGGCGAAGGTCGCCGCCGCGTCGCTGGACGATGCCGCCGCGCAGGCCACGCGGGCGGGAGCCAAGGCGGCCGGCGTGGTGGTGGATGATGCCGCGGTCACGCCGCGCTACGTGGTCGGCCTCGCGGCGGAGCGGGAACTTCCCATCGTCGGCCGGATCGCGATGGGCTCGTTGAAGAACAAGCTTCTCTACCTGCTGCCGGCGGCGCTCTTCCTCAGCCTGGTGGCGCCCTGGGCGATCATGCCGCTGCTGATGGTCGGGGGTGCCTTCCTGTGCTACGAGGGGGCCGAAAAGCTCCACCATGCCCTGTTGCCCCACGGGCCGGGGCACGGCGAGGACGGCGTGGTTCCGGCCGGGACCCCCGCCGACATCGAGGAGGAGAGGGTCCGCGGCGCCATCCAGACCGACCTGATCCTGTCGGCCGAGATCATGGCGATCACCCTGTCCACGGTCGCGGCCGCCACCTCCTCCTTCTGGACCCAGGCGCTGGTCCTGGCGATCGTCGGCACCGGCATCACCTTGGTCGTCTACGGGGCGGTGGCGCTGATCGTGAAGGCGGACGACGCCGGCGTGTCGCTGGCCCATAACGACAGCCCGGTCTCCAGCATCCTGGGGCTGCGCGCCGGCAGCAACCCGCCGGGCGGCGCCGACCGCGCGCTCCGTCCCGTGACGAAGGCGGTCGGGCGCGGCCTCGTCATCGGCATGCCCTACTTCCTCAAGGCGCTCAGCATCATCGGGACCGCGGCCATGCTCTGGGTCGGCGGCGGCATCATCATCCACGGGCTGGAGGAGTTCGGGTTCACGGCGATCGGGCACGCGGTCCACGATTTCGCGGCGGCGGCCGGCCATGCCGTCCCCGCGGTCTCGGCGGTGCTCGAATGGCTCGTGGCCGCCGCGGCGGCGGGGCTGCTGGGGGTCGCCGTGGGCGCGGTGCTGATCCCCCTGGTCCACAACGTCGCCATGCCGGCCGTGGCGAAGCTGAGGGGTTAG